In Paenibacillus dendritiformis, the DNA window CCCGCCATGGGGGAACGGCAGCAGCGCTCTCGCAATGCCCCACAGCGTCATTCCCGGTACGCGGGCACGGCTGCACAGCTGCCGCCAATCTCTGCCTGCGGCCGTCTTAGAGCGGGCGCAGGGCAATCTGTTCCATTTGCTTCAAGCCTTCCATCATAGCGAGCCATGCCTGCGGTTTATTCGGCAGCACGGCGTAATACCATTGCAGGAACTCAGCCACGAGCGAGGCCGGAACGGAACTCATCCCGTCCTGCATCGGCATGAAGCAGAGGTCGAGTCCGCTGACGGCCTCCCCGTCGTTCGACCAGGACGGGTGAACGTAAGGGAAGTCGAGGCGCTCGTATCCGAGATGGGAGAGCACCTCGCGCCGGACGACCGGGTCCATCGGACGAATGCCGCCGAAGGAGAAGTCGCCTACCCGGTAGGGGTCGTAGATTTCGGCGAACATGCCGATGAGCGGCTGGCCAGCCGATTCCGCCACGCTCAGCAAATCGCGCTCGCGCTGCTTGTACAGGAAGCGCCCGATGCCGAGCCCCGGCTCGCCGATGATAGTGAAATCGGTCATCGCCACCTGCAGCGCTTCCACATAGCGGTATTCGGTCGCGCCGACGACACGTCCGTCAAGCACGGCGACAAAGACGCGGATATCGGGGTCCTCCAGCGGTTCCCGCCACAGATCGAATTCCAGCACCTCTTCCTTCGGAAAAATTCGGCCCATCAAAGCATGCATTTGGGCAAACAGCGGATCTTCGATCGATTGGATACGTTCATAGCGAAGCTGGGTCATGCGGATTCAACACCTTTCCTCATTATCTCTCTTCAAATCGAATCATTACGAATGCGTGTTCCAATGGGTCAACAAGGAACGCCATCACAAGAACGGGTTGCGCCATTCCATCAGCAGGCCGTAATTGGCCGACTGCCCATCCTCCAAATAATCGGGCACGACCGCGACGGGCGTGCGGCCGCAGCGGAGCAAAAAGCTGACAACCGGATCGCGCCGCCGGCCTTCCATGACCTCCCGCACGTACTGTTCGGCGCTCATCTCATTCGCGACGGCACCGTAACCGGGCATGCGGGCTCCCCCCAGAAGCCGGTCCAGTCCGAGATGGACGACCGTGGCGTACATCGCCTGCATCATCCACTGCCCGATTCCATATTTGCGGTATTCGGGACGGACGCACAGATCGACGACATACAAGGTCCGCCCCGCCGGATCGTGGTGGCGGATATACCCGTTGTCCGTCGCCGCTTCCCAGGACAGGTGCTCGGCATCGGCGGCAGGCGGAAGCACAAGGGCCGTCATCGACCCGACGAGCTGCCCGTCCATCTCGGCGCAGAGCGCCCCCGCCGGAAAGCGGGACACATGCTCCCCGATCTGCTCTCGGTTCCACCACAGTTCCTCCGGGAAGGGCGGCGGGAACGAGGCCCGCTGGATGTCAATGAGCGCGTCGGCATCGGCCAGACTGTAATTGCGAATCGTTACTCCCTTCGGCTTGCCTTCATGCAGCACATACATCGATTGCCGGAGCATCGCCGCTGCCCCCTTTACCAATCCGGGTACAGATCCGTGCGGCGATCGCGCCATGTCGTCACCGAGCCGCGTTCTCTTACCTGCTTCAGCAAGGACAGATCCAGATCCGCGGTCACGATCATATCGTTATTGATCTCTCCTTCGACGAGAATGCCGCGCGGCGGGAACGGAATGTCGTTCGGGGCGATAACGGCCGCCTGGCCGAAATTGGCCCGCATGAAATCAACGGTCGGCAAGGAGCCGACGGTTCCGGTGGCGACGACGTATACTTGGTTCTCGATCGCCCGGGCATGGCAGCAGTAGCGGACCCGGTAGAAGCCCTGCCGATCATCGGTGCATGACGGGCAGAAGATGACATCGGCTCCTTGGGCGCGCACCATGCGGACGATCTCGGGAAATTCGATATCATAACAGGTGAGAATGGCGATAGTGCCCTTTTCGGTATGGAAGACGCGCACGCCCTCCCCGGCGGCCATATTCCATTCCGTGACCTCGGTCGGAGTAATATGGAGCTTCGCCTGCTCCTCGACGGTGCCGTCAGGGCGGAACAGGTGAGCCATATTGTACAGCTTGCCTTCCCGCTCGATGACATGGGTGCCCCCGATCAGATACATACCGTACTGCTTGGCCAACCGTCTGAACAGGTCAAGGTAGGCATCGGTATAGCCCGGAAGCTCGCCAATTGCGAGCGCCTCGCGACCTTCGGTTCCAATCGACATGAGCTGGGTCGTCATGAACTCGGGAAAGAGCAGGAATTCCGCCTCGAATTCCGCCGCGGTCCGGATATAGTGCTCTACCTGTCTCGCGAACTCATCAAAGGATGCAATCGTATGCAGATGGTACTGGACGGCAGATACGCGCATTTTCATAGGAACACCTCCAACAAGGAAAAAATAAAGATCTCTCTCATTATGACCAGAACGGCCGCGGAGAGCAACCATTTCTTGCGGGCGGGCGCCTGGAGCTTGCTATCGCGGGCCGGGCCGGTTCGAAGGCCGACACAGAGCCGATCTCGTTCCGAAAAAAAGGAGGCGGCGGCCGCTATCGCGAAGCTATAAAGAGGATCATTTCGACAGGCGGAAGGGGAAGTTCATACATGACATCACAATACGGGCATCATGAAGCGCGGCAGGTCCTGCCTTATCCCGGCAGCATCACGGATGTGCCGGGCATTCGGGTCGGCCATGCGCAGGACGAGACCGCGCTGACCGGCTGCACGGCCATCGTGGCGGAGGAGGGCGCGGTATGCGGCGTCGATGTGCGCGGCTCCGCCCCCGGCACGCGCGAGACCGAGCTGCTTCAGCCTGCCGCGATGGTGCCGCATGTCCATGCGGTCTGCCTGAGCGGGGGGAGCGCGTTCGGGCTTGAAGCCGCTCACGGGGTCATGCGGTATTTGCAGGAACGCGGCATTGGGTTCGATGTCGGGGTAGGGCGGGTCCCTATCGTGCCAAGCGCGATTCTGTTCGATCTCGCGATCGGCCGGCCCGACGCGGCGCCGACAGCCGCGATGGGCTACGCCGCTGCGTCGTCGGCCAATTCCTCCCCACCGGCACAAGGGAACGCCGGCGCGGGCATGGGAGCGACGGTCGGCAAATATGCGGGGCCGGAACGGGCGATGAAGGGCGGCTTCGGCACCGCTTCCGTGAAGCTGCCGAATGGGCTTGTCGTAGGAGCGGCGGTCGCCGTGAACGCGGTGGGCGAGATCCGGCATCCCGGGCATGGCGGGACGGCGGCGGGAGCCAGGGGCGACGAGCCGGGCACCTTCCTCGCGCCG includes these proteins:
- a CDS encoding GNAT family N-acetyltransferase, giving the protein MTQLRYERIQSIEDPLFAQMHALMGRIFPKEEVLEFDLWREPLEDPDIRVFVAVLDGRVVGATEYRYVEALQVAMTDFTIIGEPGLGIGRFLYKQRERDLLSVAESAGQPLIGMFAEIYDPYRVGDFSFGGIRPMDPVVRREVLSHLGYERLDFPYVHPSWSNDGEAVSGLDLCFMPMQDGMSSVPASLVAEFLQWYYAVLPNKPQAWLAMMEGLKQMEQIALRPL
- a CDS encoding GNAT family N-acetyltransferase, with amino-acid sequence MLRQSMYVLHEGKPKGVTIRNYSLADADALIDIQRASFPPPFPEELWWNREQIGEHVSRFPAGALCAEMDGQLVGSMTALVLPPAADAEHLSWEAATDNGYIRHHDPAGRTLYVVDLCVRPEYRKYGIGQWMMQAMYATVVHLGLDRLLGGARMPGYGAVANEMSAEQYVREVMEGRRRDPVVSFLLRCGRTPVAVVPDYLEDGQSANYGLLMEWRNPFL
- a CDS encoding carbon-nitrogen hydrolase family protein is translated as MKMRVSAVQYHLHTIASFDEFARQVEHYIRTAAEFEAEFLLFPEFMTTQLMSIGTEGREALAIGELPGYTDAYLDLFRRLAKQYGMYLIGGTHVIEREGKLYNMAHLFRPDGTVEEQAKLHITPTEVTEWNMAAGEGVRVFHTEKGTIAILTCYDIEFPEIVRMVRAQGADVIFCPSCTDDRQGFYRVRYCCHARAIENQVYVVATGTVGSLPTVDFMRANFGQAAVIAPNDIPFPPRGILVEGEINNDMIVTADLDLSLLKQVRERGSVTTWRDRRTDLYPDW
- a CDS encoding P1 family peptidase, yielding MTSQYGHHEARQVLPYPGSITDVPGIRVGHAQDETALTGCTAIVAEEGAVCGVDVRGSAPGTRETELLQPAAMVPHVHAVCLSGGSAFGLEAAHGVMRYLQERGIGFDVGVGRVPIVPSAILFDLAIGRPDAAPTAAMGYAAASSANSSPPAQGNAGAGMGATVGKYAGPERAMKGGFGTASVKLPNGLVVGAAVAVNAVGEIRHPGHGGTAAGARGDEPGTFLAPLRYLSGLDKPFAAVKPGTNTTIAVVACNANLTKTEMNKMAEMAHNGLARTIFPVHTMFDGDTVFAMTTGGVDASVDLAGMWAAETLAYAIINAATAAESAGGVPAARDWTAQPPQ